A stretch of Alphaproteobacteria bacterium DNA encodes these proteins:
- a CDS encoding RNA pyrophosphohydrolase: protein MSKDRIHINPDNIEYRKGVGIMILNDDSKVWVGQRQDSVNLIGPNTWQMPQGGIDHIETPWQAALREMKEEIGTVNVRLIAESHDWISYDFPEELYSTLWGGCFFGQTQKWFLVKFLGSDSEINIETRHPEFIAWRWVNPQDLPEIIVPFKRDLYVKLLEEFKEHLSTA from the coding sequence ATGTCCAAAGACAGGATTCACATCAACCCGGATAATATAGAATACCGTAAAGGTGTGGGAATCATGATTTTAAATGATGATTCGAAGGTATGGGTTGGTCAACGTCAGGACTCAGTCAATCTTATTGGCCCAAATACCTGGCAAATGCCCCAAGGAGGTATTGATCATATAGAAACACCTTGGCAGGCTGCTTTAAGAGAAATGAAAGAAGAAATTGGAACCGTCAATGTGCGTCTCATTGCAGAGAGCCACGATTGGATTTCCTATGACTTTCCTGAAGAACTTTACTCTACATTATGGGGAGGATGTTTTTTTGGGCAAACTCAAAAATGGTTCTTGGTAAAATTTCTTGGTTCTGATTCTGAGATTAATATTGAAACCCGCCATCCTGAATTTATAGCCTGGCGGTGGGTAAACCCTCAAGATCTTCCAGAGATTATTGTGCCTTTCAAACGAGATCTCTACGTGAAGCTTTTAGAAGAGTTTAAAGAACATTTATCAACTGCTTAA
- a CDS encoding EAL domain-containing protein produces MTNLHKKAKNLPKGSQSLANDLRVALMTQQLQVVFQPKVCADTQRIVGAEVLLRWLHPIEGLISAERWVSIAEAHNLMRPLTVWLVDTAISHLKSAGETALPLAINVSPTIMDGAFALHILKALNVANVAPHLLEVEITESAPVNNITNLANAVRLIQSKGVKVYLDDFGTGYSTMQYLVSVPVDGVKMDKSFVQQAPLIPAARLILKSLIDLAHEIGVTVVCEGVETVEQLVLVKNLGAQVIQGYLIGKPMSAEAYAARIDSPTTPIFLDLDVDYYKLHAS; encoded by the coding sequence ATGACAAATTTACATAAAAAAGCGAAAAACCTCCCCAAAGGTAGTCAAAGCCTGGCGAATGATTTGCGTGTAGCCTTAATGACGCAGCAGCTTCAAGTTGTTTTTCAACCAAAGGTCTGCGCGGACACCCAGCGAATTGTCGGCGCTGAAGTATTGCTTCGCTGGCTACACCCTATTGAAGGCCTCATCTCTGCGGAACGTTGGGTTTCTATAGCTGAAGCCCACAATTTGATGCGTCCCCTCACTGTTTGGCTTGTTGATACTGCCATATCTCATTTAAAGAGTGCTGGTGAAACAGCCTTGCCGCTTGCTATAAATGTTTCTCCAACCATTATGGATGGCGCGTTTGCTCTCCACATTCTCAAAGCTCTTAATGTTGCAAATGTTGCGCCTCACTTATTAGAAGTTGAAATTACGGAATCAGCCCCTGTGAACAATATTACGAATCTTGCGAATGCTGTTCGTTTAATACAATCAAAGGGTGTAAAAGTTTACCTTGATGATTTTGGTACAGGCTACTCTACCATGCAATATTTAGTCTCTGTGCCTGTCGATGGGGTTAAAATGGATAAAAGTTTTGTCCAACAGGCACCCTTAATTCCAGCGGCTCGCTTGATTCTGAAATCTCTTATCGACTTAGCCCATGAAATTGGTGTTACCGTTGTTTGCGAGGGTGTTGAAACTGTTGAGCAACTTGTGCTTGTCAAAAATTTAGGGGCACAAGTTATCCAAGGCTATTTAATTGGCAAACCAATGTCAGCAGAAGCCTATGCCGCACGGATCGATTCACCAACAACACCTATTTTCCTTGATCTTGATGTTGACTACTACAAATTGCATGCTTCTTAA
- a CDS encoding S41 family peptidase has protein sequence MFRKANVIFITLLLLNGCGDSSKNSRSTPAFSEPLISKIVEKVRQEYVEKPDEKKMLDGALNGMLTALDPYSGFYTPEAYKIYTASQKGEFGGLGMSIILIDGVLKVIAPLDDTPAQKAGIRAGDMITQIDGVPIASIPVEDVLQKLHGKPGTSVSLKIARGFATPFVIKVTRDLIIVNPIKYRVEGNVGYIRISTFNDQTTEKLIQAIESIQRSLNKNLRGLVLDLRNNPGGGAEQAVSVSSLFLNSGIIVQIKSRNAAYNQIYKAKSKDMIKDIPLAILINQGSASASEIVAAALRDNHRAVLIGEKTFGKGSIQDHFTLGDYGTIKLTIARFYTPKGQEIQGKGIQPDITLSPVTPSDPLKEIEKNTDNDDKQLQRAIDLLQGLWVVKMRL, from the coding sequence ATGTTTCGTAAGGCAAACGTTATATTCATAACATTATTGCTGTTGAATGGTTGTGGAGACTCTTCAAAAAATTCTCGCTCAACTCCTGCTTTTTCAGAACCTCTTATCTCAAAAATTGTTGAAAAAGTTCGACAAGAATATGTTGAAAAGCCTGATGAAAAGAAGATGTTAGATGGTGCTCTCAACGGAATGCTCACAGCCTTAGATCCCTACTCCGGTTTTTATACTCCTGAGGCCTATAAAATTTACACCGCATCCCAAAAGGGTGAGTTTGGTGGGTTGGGTATGAGTATTATTCTCATTGATGGTGTCTTAAAGGTAATTGCTCCGTTAGATGATACACCGGCTCAAAAAGCAGGAATTAGGGCCGGAGATATGATCACGCAAATTGATGGAGTACCCATAGCGTCCATTCCGGTTGAAGATGTCTTGCAAAAGCTTCATGGCAAACCAGGAACATCTGTTTCTTTAAAAATTGCGCGCGGCTTCGCGACACCTTTTGTCATCAAAGTCACGCGAGATCTAATTATTGTTAATCCGATTAAATACCGTGTGGAGGGTAATGTTGGTTATATCCGAATCAGTACATTTAACGATCAGACAACCGAAAAACTTATCCAAGCCATAGAGTCTATCCAAAGGAGCTTAAATAAAAACCTTCGGGGTCTCGTCCTCGACTTAAGAAATAATCCAGGAGGCGGAGCGGAGCAGGCTGTATCTGTCTCCAGCTTATTTCTTAACTCCGGCATCATCGTTCAAATTAAGAGTCGAAATGCTGCCTATAATCAAATTTATAAGGCAAAAAGCAAAGATATGATAAAAGATATCCCCCTCGCTATTCTTATAAACCAAGGTTCGGCATCTGCTTCTGAGATTGTGGCCGCTGCTTTACGGGATAATCATAGAGCCGTCCTCATTGGGGAAAAGACTTTTGGAAAAGGATCTATTCAAGATCATTTTACTTTAGGAGATTACGGAACTATAAAGTTGACGATTGCCAGATTTTACACACCGAAGGGACAAGAAATTCAAGGTAAAGGCATTCAACCGGACATTACCCTTTCACCCGTCACCCCATCCGACCCTTTAAAAGAAATTGAAAAAAACACGGATAATGACGATAAACAACTTCAAAGAGCCATAGATCTGTTGCAAGGTTTATGGGTGGTAAAAATGCGCTTATGA
- a CDS encoding divergent polysaccharide deacetylase family protein, translated as MGGKNALMKKKSSPPHPSAKTRRKFFHFSYPFVLMLIILVIIASHYLLGKKEAKKEQTASPSIRTSIPSEEKAPNTFTEKEDEAEEENENGDEENTKDEESPWTLLKTALPPRFSQSPSKDRPARVAIILTGLGLNKAWTDKVLESFKGKISLAYSPYSPKLTEQLEQATLKGYQPMVALPMESNSYPTIDTGPYTLLTAVNSEENMRKLKNILEKTPPGTAVIGEYGGKFTKSTTDLTPILIELKNQGRIFVDPNTTIYSQVQSTCKVLNTPCFQVDLTLPLTTTTAERDDFFKKIIQNSQENGIIVISVPAIPLFISYLQEWVGILDKSGINLVMITELKNPEYSLVSPKDQGKIDVQRQDSHQPG; from the coding sequence ATGGGTGGTAAAAATGCGCTTATGAAAAAAAAATCCTCCCCCCCCCACCCATCAGCAAAAACGAGACGCAAGTTTTTTCACTTTTCGTACCCATTCGTATTGATGCTTATTATTCTTGTGATCATCGCAAGTCATTATTTATTAGGAAAAAAAGAGGCAAAAAAAGAACAGACTGCCTCCCCCTCAATTCGCACATCAATCCCTAGCGAAGAAAAAGCCCCAAACACATTCACAGAAAAAGAAGACGAAGCAGAGGAGGAAAATGAGAATGGTGATGAAGAAAATACCAAAGACGAAGAAAGTCCATGGACTCTTTTAAAAACCGCCCTGCCCCCTCGATTTTCCCAGTCTCCTTCGAAAGATCGGCCTGCACGTGTTGCTATTATTCTCACGGGCTTAGGTCTTAATAAGGCTTGGACTGATAAAGTATTAGAATCTTTTAAAGGGAAAATATCTCTTGCCTATAGCCCTTATAGCCCTAAGCTTACTGAGCAGTTAGAACAAGCCACCCTTAAGGGATATCAACCAATGGTTGCTTTGCCTATGGAATCTAATTCTTATCCCACGATAGATACGGGACCTTATACGCTTTTGACTGCGGTGAATTCTGAAGAGAATATGAGGAAGCTAAAAAACATTCTTGAAAAAACTCCTCCAGGAACAGCCGTCATAGGAGAGTACGGGGGAAAATTCACAAAATCTACGACTGATCTGACGCCAATCTTGATTGAGCTTAAAAATCAGGGGCGGATATTTGTGGATCCGAATACAACTATTTATTCACAAGTACAAAGTACGTGTAAAGTTCTAAATACGCCTTGCTTTCAAGTCGATCTCACTCTTCCCCTAACCACAACAACAGCTGAAAGAGATGATTTTTTTAAAAAAATTATTCAAAATTCTCAAGAAAATGGTATCATTGTTATAAGTGTACCTGCCATTCCACTGTTTATAAGCTATTTACAAGAATGGGTGGGAATACTTGATAAAAGCGGTATAAATCTTGTGATGATTACTGAGCTCAAAAACCCAGAATATTCTTTGGTAAGCCCCAAAGATCAAGGTAAAATAGATGTCCAAAGACAGGATTCACATCAACCCGGATAA
- a CDS encoding 2,3-bisphosphoglycerate-independent phosphoglycerate mutase, translating to MSPSARVPTILCILDGWGIAPVSQINGITAAYTPAWNYILNTYPHAELQASELYVGLPPGQMGNSEVGHMTIGAGRVVLQDLPRIDQSLQNGTLESNPQFLEFISQLKKTGGTCHLLGLLSPGGVHSHQSHIESIVHLLFKHKIPVNIHAILDGRDTPPQSAYTYLQEFFAKTNHTLSTIGGRYYAMDRDKRWDRIEKAYRCLTFGEGPRTQDPLALLKDLYNQGIGDEFIHPHCVNDYAGIMDGDGLFMLNFRADRVRQILSALLLPNFKDFDRGTPPRFSATLAMGDYAAELTPFIPALFPKEQATSPLGAVVAAAGLNQLRIAETEKYAHVTFFLNGGREEVFPGEDRVMIPSPDVATYDLKPEMSAKEVTDKVVEAITTKCADHPYSLIVINYANTDMVGHTGIQEAIVKAVETIDHCLSRLEVAAKDAGYALIITADHGNVEQMINETTGEVHTAHTCNPVPFVLINGPKSITHVANGQLSDIAPTILTLLDLPIPEDMTGKSLLKERAGHDVA from the coding sequence ATGTCTCCCTCAGCTCGTGTTCCAACCATTTTGTGTATTTTGGATGGCTGGGGCATTGCACCTGTTTCCCAAATTAATGGGATTACTGCGGCTTATACACCCGCTTGGAACTATATACTCAACACTTACCCCCACGCCGAACTCCAAGCCTCTGAACTTTATGTAGGGTTACCTCCAGGGCAAATGGGAAATTCAGAAGTCGGCCATATGACGATCGGGGCCGGACGTGTGGTTCTACAAGATCTGCCCCGCATAGATCAAAGCCTTCAAAATGGAACTTTGGAATCTAACCCCCAATTTTTAGAATTTATCAGTCAACTTAAAAAAACTGGGGGAACTTGCCATCTTCTCGGATTGCTTTCACCAGGGGGAGTTCATTCTCATCAATCACACATAGAAAGTATTGTTCACCTATTATTCAAGCATAAAATTCCCGTCAATATCCATGCTATCCTCGATGGCAGAGACACACCCCCTCAAAGTGCCTATACATATCTCCAGGAATTTTTTGCCAAAACGAATCACACCCTCTCAACAATTGGCGGACGATATTATGCTATGGATCGAGATAAACGGTGGGACCGAATTGAGAAGGCTTATCGTTGCCTCACTTTTGGTGAAGGACCTCGTACACAAGATCCTCTGGCTTTACTCAAAGATCTTTACAATCAGGGGATCGGAGATGAATTTATACATCCCCACTGTGTTAATGATTATGCAGGCATAATGGACGGCGATGGTCTTTTTATGCTAAATTTTCGGGCTGATCGCGTTCGACAAATATTGAGCGCACTGCTTCTTCCCAATTTTAAAGATTTCGATAGAGGCACTCCTCCTCGTTTTAGCGCAACCCTTGCTATGGGGGACTATGCAGCGGAATTAACACCCTTTATCCCTGCCCTATTCCCTAAAGAACAAGCAACATCCCCCCTAGGGGCGGTTGTCGCCGCAGCTGGTCTTAATCAACTACGCATTGCGGAGACAGAAAAATACGCTCACGTTACTTTTTTCCTCAATGGTGGACGTGAAGAGGTCTTTCCTGGAGAAGACCGTGTTATGATTCCCTCACCTGACGTGGCTACATATGATTTAAAGCCAGAAATGTCGGCAAAAGAGGTCACAGATAAAGTTGTTGAAGCCATCACCACCAAATGTGCCGATCATCCTTATTCTTTAATTGTCATCAATTATGCCAATACGGATATGGTTGGCCACACCGGTATTCAAGAAGCAATTGTCAAAGCTGTGGAAACAATTGATCATTGTTTAAGTCGATTAGAAGTTGCTGCTAAAGATGCAGGGTATGCATTAATTATTACAGCAGACCATGGAAATGTTGAGCAAATGATCAATGAAACAACAGGTGAAGTACATACAGCCCATACCTGCAACCCTGTTCCCTTTGTACTTATAAATGGACCAAAGTCTATTACCCACGTTGCTAATGGACAACTCAGTGATATTGCCCCAACAATATTAACGCTTCTCGATTTACCCATCCCTGAAGATATGACCGGGAAATCATTGTTAAAAGAAAGAGCCGGACATGACGTGGCTTAA